One window from the genome of Tachypleus tridentatus isolate NWPU-2018 chromosome 11, ASM421037v1, whole genome shotgun sequence encodes:
- the LOC143232226 gene encoding uncharacterized protein LOC143232226 isoform X2 → MMNKCIIVAVLLFSFVIIVAQETEEYEELSEALCMRRELIRFNFIMSKRIIVALLLATIFVSITAQEPDEGANEEENAEKGRCLGPGQNASRSIIDIMFGLYVTDHFMRNVYRTLAVKSHYWLNRYNPMSVELGNTDFWTKDF, encoded by the exons ATGATGAACAAGTGCATCATCGTAGCAGTGCTCTTATTCTCATTTGTCATCATTGTGGCTCAGGAAACTGAAGAATATGAAGAGTTGTCTGAAGCCCTGTGTATGAGACGAGAGTTAATA CGTTTTAACTTCATAATGTCCAAGAGGATCATCGTGGCATTACTCTTAGCCACAATTTTTGTCTCAATTACGGCTCAGGAACCTGACGAAGGAGCGAATGAGGAAGAGAATGCTGAAAAAGGTCGCTGTCTAGGCCCCGGACAAAAT gCCAGTCGAAGCATAATCGACATCATGTTTGGGCTCTATGTCACGGATCACTTTATGAGAAACGTGTACCGAACTTTAGctgtcaaatctcactattggtTAAACAGGTACAACCCTATGAGCGTGGAATTGGGAAACACAGATTTTTGGACTAAAGacttctaa
- the LOC143232226 gene encoding uncharacterized protein LOC143232226 isoform X1 — protein sequence MFGFTFYYFQLFMMNKCIIVAVLLFSFVIIVAQETEEYEELSEALCMRRELIRFNFIMSKRIIVALLLATIFVSITAQEPDEGANEEENAEKGRCLGPGQNASRSIIDIMFGLYVTDHFMRNVYRTLAVKSHYWLNRYNPMSVELGNTDFWTKDF from the exons ATGTTTGGTTTCACTTTCTACTATTTTCAGCTTTTCATGATGAACAAGTGCATCATCGTAGCAGTGCTCTTATTCTCATTTGTCATCATTGTGGCTCAGGAAACTGAAGAATATGAAGAGTTGTCTGAAGCCCTGTGTATGAGACGAGAGTTAATA CGTTTTAACTTCATAATGTCCAAGAGGATCATCGTGGCATTACTCTTAGCCACAATTTTTGTCTCAATTACGGCTCAGGAACCTGACGAAGGAGCGAATGAGGAAGAGAATGCTGAAAAAGGTCGCTGTCTAGGCCCCGGACAAAAT gCCAGTCGAAGCATAATCGACATCATGTTTGGGCTCTATGTCACGGATCACTTTATGAGAAACGTGTACCGAACTTTAGctgtcaaatctcactattggtTAAACAGGTACAACCCTATGAGCGTGGAATTGGGAAACACAGATTTTTGGACTAAAGacttctaa